The sequence CACCGAGTTGGGCGTAGGGGTGGGGCTGGGTTAAACTCACTTGCTCTTCGGGAATCAGCACTAAAGGTTCACCGCATTCCTGAATCGGGAGATAACGGTAGGGTTTGAGTCCAGGAGTCGGCATGAATTTAGGCGGGATTTAGTTCTAAAAAAGTGCAAATTTCCTGCCAGATAGCGGGTAAATCCCGTTTCAAACTATGGTCATCCGCTACCGGTACCAAGCGCACCCAAGGGCGGGTTTGGGCATAGGTTTCACTCACGGCAATCGGCACCACATCATCCAAGTTCCCATGAATAATCAGGGTAGGTACGGGGCGGGCTAATTTCCCATCATCATAGGAGCGTAAATCCACTAAAAAATCGTAGTGCAAGGGTAATTCTTTGCCTGCGCCGTAGTGATAAACCAGCAGGGTGCCCTGGTTTTGCCATTGTTCAATTTGCTCAGGGGTCATTTTTTCCTGCCAATACTTGAGCATCCCAAAGGCAGGCGCCAGGAGAATCATATGGCTAATTTGGGGATGGTTTTCTGCCAATAAAGCGGCGGTTAAGCCCCCAAAACTGGAGCCAATTAAAACCGTGCGGGTGGGGGGTAAAATGCTTTCAATTTGTTGAATTTGCCGGGTGAGGGTGAGGTGGGTAAAATCCCCCTGGTTCAAATCGGGAACCTGAATCGGAATACCTAAATCCGTAAATTTTTGCTGAAAAAATCGGGCTTTCCCCGAATTGGGGCTGGAGGCAAATCCATGAATGTAGATGACCGCAAATTCAGCCATTAGGACGTAGGCAGGGCGGGAGAATTGGGGGCTTCCATTAACCGTTCCAATTCAGGCAAGGGCAAGGCGGGTTGGCGGTTAAATAAAACCATCGTGGTGGTGAGATTTTCCGTGAATCCCAACCGTTCGTAAAACCCCTGTTGACTGCTGGTCATCAGATACACCCGTTCCACTTGGTTAATGCTGGGATGGGCGAGGAGGGTGGTCACTAGGGTGCGCCCCAACCCCTGCCCCCGGTACTCCGGGTGAATCACCACGTCCCAAAGCACCGCCCGATAGACCCGGTCGGAGGTGGCGCGGGCAAAGCCAATCAACCGTTCCCCGTCCCAAGCGGTCACCACCGGCTCACTGTGCTGAATGGCGGTCTCCAGGTCGCTGAGGGTACGTTGGCTCGCCCAAAACGCCCCAATGGCGAGTAAATGTTGCACCTGGGAGACATCTACTTTGTGCCGGTCGGTGCTGAAGGTAATGGTCATGGAGGTGAGTCGTTGACTTTGCGAAGATTAATTCAACCCTGATCGAGCATAACAGAAAAATCTTTGAGTACAAAAAAAGGGGGATGGCTCCCCCCACCGATATGCTTGGGTGACTCCCTAAAATTCCATCTGCGCCTGTACCTTTTCCCATTGGCGTTTTTTCAGCACCAGCATCACCTGGGCAAAGGCGACCGTTGCCAAAAATGCCATCAACCACTTCAACCGGGTGGGGCTTTGCAGGACAATTTCCCCTTCTGCTTGCCCGAAGCCGCCCACGTTGGGATTGTTCGTCAAGGGCGCATCAGCACTCACCGTATCCCCGACCGCCACAATCAGGCTCGGTCCCGGCGGGATGGTTTCCTCCACAGGCGCACCGGTTTCCGGCTGAATCGTCACCCGATAGCCGCCCCCTTCCTGGGGAGTAATGGCGGTAATCTGTCCCGCCACTGGGGTGGTATAGACCGTGTTATTGCTCTTCTCGCCGGTCGGGTAAACCTGTCCCCGTCCCCGATTGCCGCCCAGGTACACCGGATACTTGAAGAAATGCACATTCTTGTTGGTCGCCGGGTCGGGGGAGAGGATGGGAAACACAATTTCCTGGTACTGGTCCCCCGGCAAAGGCCCCACCAGCAGGATATTGTCCTTATCTTCGCTGTAGGGTTGGTAATAAATGCCTTCAATCTTTTCCTTCATTTCCGGCGGGATGCGGTCCTCCGGTGCCAGGGTAAACCCCTCCGGCAAAATCACCACCGCCCCCACATTCAACGGTCCAGTACTGCCATCCGCATACACCTGTGGCACGCTGGTATCGTAGGGAATCTTCACCTTCGCCTCAAAGACCTGGTTGGGTAAAACCGCCTGGGGCAATTCCAACCGCACCGGTTTCTGGGCGAGATGGCAGTTGG comes from Synechococcus sp. C9 and encodes:
- a CDS encoding apocytochrome f; this translates as MKPNFSLTRLAVMVLGIWLLWALTPAPAHAYPFWAQQAYENPREATGRIVCANCHLAQKPVRLELPQAVLPNQVFEAKVKIPYDTSVPQVYADGSTGPLNVGAVVILPEGFTLAPEDRIPPEMKEKIEGIYYQPYSEDKDNILLVGPLPGDQYQEIVFPILSPDPATNKNVHFFKYPVYLGGNRGRGQVYPTGEKSNNTVYTTPVAGQITAITPQEGGGYRVTIQPETGAPVEETIPPGPSLIVAVGDTVSADAPLTNNPNVGGFGQAEGEIVLQSPTRLKWLMAFLATVAFAQVMLVLKKRQWEKVQAQMEF
- a CDS encoding GNAT family N-acetyltransferase, whose amino-acid sequence is MTITFSTDRHKVDVSQVQHLLAIGAFWASQRTLSDLETAIQHSEPVVTAWDGERLIGFARATSDRVYRAVLWDVVIHPEYRGQGLGRTLVTTLLAHPSINQVERVYLMTSSQQGFYERLGFTENLTTTMVLFNRQPALPLPELERLMEAPNSPALPTS
- a CDS encoding YqiA/YcfP family alpha/beta fold hydrolase, with translation MAEFAVIYIHGFASSPNSGKARFFQQKFTDLGIPIQVPDLNQGDFTHLTLTRQIQQIESILPPTRTVLIGSSFGGLTAALLAENHPQISHMILLAPAFGMLKYWQEKMTPEQIEQWQNQGTLLVYHYGAGKELPLHYDFLVDLRSYDDGKLARPVPTLIIHGNLDDVVPIAVSETYAQTRPWVRLVPVADDHSLKRDLPAIWQEICTFLELNPA